The Scomber japonicus isolate fScoJap1 chromosome 12, fScoJap1.pri, whole genome shotgun sequence sequence TGgggacaaaacaataaatgtagtggtgacacataaaatatacagtaacattTCTAATAAGGGTTCATAACACATATTTAAGTAAATCACAGTTAATGCATGATGATTTAATGCAGGATGTTCCATGAATTCCTGTTGTTCACCATTAACAAATGATTCAGTAActatagattatatatacatatcacTGCAGACAATAGATTCATTCATGTTAATTCTTTAGATCACTCTCAAATTCCCAACATTACTTTGCCACCAGAAAGCAGGtgagcagtgtttttaaataagatatgAGCTTCATTGTATAAAAAGGGTTAAACACTCAGTATCTCTCTCAGACCGCTCCTCTTCCTGGAATGAATCAACGCTTGataactcctccctcttcttcctgctctcaagCACAACAGGCCCTGATTGGTCCacatatttccttgttccctcccctttagatctacagtttgaagatgggtgtaaccaacatgtggtgAGCTGCCAGCCTACATTTACTGAAGCAGCACATGCTGTTTAGATCAGAGCTCAAACTAGTTTCACTTCtcagaaagtgaaactcagacagtcattGTCACTGAGAGGTGAAATGGCGCAGCAAGGAGCTCAGCTGGACGGAGCTAAATTCTGCTGTTCCATCtgtttggatctactgaaggatccggtgactattccctgtggacacagctactgcatgagctgtattaacaacttctgggatgaagaggataagaaggaaatctacagctgtcctcagtgcagacagaccttcacaccgaggcctgtcctggtaaaaaacaccatgttagcagatttattggaggagctgaagaagactggactccaagctgctcctgctgatctctgctatgctggacctgaagatgtggcctgtgatgtctgcactgggaggaagctgaaagccctcaagtcctgtctggtgtgtcttgTCTCTTACTGTGAAAGTCATCTCCAGCCTCACTATGAATCAACAAAAtttaagaaacacaagctggtggagccctcggagacgctccaggagaacatctgctctcgtcatgatgaggtgatgaagatgtactgccgtactgatcagcagattatctgttatctctgctctgtggatgaacataaaggtcATGACACAgtcacagctgcagcagaaaggactgagaggcaaagagagcttgaggtgagtcgactaaacatccagcagagaatccaggacagagagaaagatgtgaagctgcttcaacaggaggtggaggccatcagtcgctctgctgataaagcagtggaggacagtgagaagatcttcactcagctgatccgtctcctccagaaaagaagctctgatgtgaagcagcagatcagatcccagcaggaaactgaagtgagtggagtcaaagagcttcaggagaagctgcagcaggagatcactgagctgaagaggaaagacgctgaactgaagcagctctcacacacagaggatcacaaccagtttctacacaactacccctcagtgtctcaactcagtgaacctacagactcatccagcatcaatatccgtcctctgagatactttaaggatgtgacagcagctgtgtcagagctcagagataaactacaggacatcctgaaggaggaatggacaaatatctcactgacagtgactgaagtggacgttttactgtcagattCAAAatcagagcccaagaccagagctgagttcttgaGATATTCACATGAAATCACTCTAGATCCAAACACTGCTTACCCaaagctgttattatctgatgggaacagaaaagcaacacacacgagtcaacaacagtcttattctagtcatccAGATAGATTCACTGCTAAGTggcaggtcctgagtagagagagtctgactggacgttgttactgggaggtggagagaaGCGGGACAGGAGTTtgtgtagcagtcgcatacaagaatatcagcagagcaggaagctCATATGATTGTATATTTGGAtacaatgacaaatcttgggctttaTATATTTTCACTGACAGTTATCGATTTTGG is a genomic window containing:
- the LOC128368643 gene encoding tripartite motif-containing protein 16-like isoform X3, with the translated sequence MAQQGAQLDGAKFCCSICLDLLKDPVTIPCGHSYCMSCINNFWDEEDKKEIYSCPQCRQTFTPRPVLVKNTMLADLLEELKKTGLQAAPADLCYAGPEDVACDVCTGRKLKALKSCLVCLVSYCESHLQPHYESTKFKKHKLVEPSETLQENICSRHDEVMKMYCRTDQQIICYLCSVDEHKGHDTVTAAAERTERQRELEVSRLNIQQRIQDREKDVKLLQQEVEAISRSADKAVEDSEKIFTQLIRLLQKRSSDVKQQIRSQQETEVSGVKELQEKLQQEITELKRKDAELKQLSHTEDHNQFLHNYPSVSQLSEPTDSSSINIRPLRYFKDVTAAVSELRDKLQDILKEEWTNISLTVTEFLRYSHEITLDPNTAYPKLLLSDGNRKATHTSQQQSYSSHPDRFTAKWQVLSRESLTGRCYWEVERSGTGVCVAVAYKNISRAGSSYDCIFGYNDKSWALYIFTDSYRFWFNSISTPVSGPVSSRVGVYLDHRAGILSFYSVSETMTLLHRVQTTFTQPLYAGVYLYDGATAELCKVK
- the LOC128368643 gene encoding tripartite motif-containing protein 16-like isoform X2, producing the protein MAQQGAQLDGAKFCCSICLDLLKDPVTIPCGHSYCMSCINNFWDEEDKKEIYSCPQCRQTFTPRPVLVKNTMLADLLEELKKTGLQAAPADLCYAGPEDVACDVCTGRKLKALKSCLVCLVSYCESHLQPHYESTKFKKHKLVEPSETLQENICSRHDEVMKMYCRTDQQIICYLCSVDEHKGHDTVTAAAERTERQRELEVSRLNIQQRIQDREKDVKLLQQEVEAISRSADKAVEDSEKIFTQLIRLLQKRSSDVKQQIRSQQETEVSGVKELQEKLQQEITELKRKDAELKQLSHTEDHNQFLHNYPSVSQLSEPTDSSSINIRPLRYFKDVTAAVSELRDKLQDILKEEWTNISLTFLRYSHEITLDPNTAYPKLLLSDGNRKATHTSQQQSYSSHPDRFTAKWQVLSRESLTGRCYWEVERSGTGVCVAVAYKNISRAGSSYDCIFGYNDKSWALYIFTDSYRFWFNSISTPVSGPVSSRVGVYLDHRAGILSFYSVSETMTLLHRVQTTFTQPLYAGVYLYDGATAELCKVK
- the LOC128368643 gene encoding tripartite motif-containing protein 16-like isoform X1; its protein translation is MAQQGAQLDGAKFCCSICLDLLKDPVTIPCGHSYCMSCINNFWDEEDKKEIYSCPQCRQTFTPRPVLVKNTMLADLLEELKKTGLQAAPADLCYAGPEDVACDVCTGRKLKALKSCLVCLVSYCESHLQPHYESTKFKKHKLVEPSETLQENICSRHDEVMKMYCRTDQQIICYLCSVDEHKGHDTVTAAAERTERQRELEVSRLNIQQRIQDREKDVKLLQQEVEAISRSADKAVEDSEKIFTQLIRLLQKRSSDVKQQIRSQQETEVSGVKELQEKLQQEITELKRKDAELKQLSHTEDHNQFLHNYPSVSQLSEPTDSSSINIRPLRYFKDVTAAVSELRDKLQDILKEEWTNISLTVTEVDVLLSDSKSEPKTRAEFLRYSHEITLDPNTAYPKLLLSDGNRKATHTSQQQSYSSHPDRFTAKWQVLSRESLTGRCYWEVERSGTGVCVAVAYKNISRAGSSYDCIFGYNDKSWALYIFTDSYRFWFNSISTPVSGPVSSRVGVYLDHRAGILSFYSVSETMTLLHRVQTTFTQPLYAGVYLYDGATAELCKVK